A genome region from Manihot esculenta cultivar AM560-2 chromosome 5, M.esculenta_v8, whole genome shotgun sequence includes the following:
- the LOC110614381 gene encoding ATP-dependent helicase BRM: protein MQSTGGGGGGPSRMGPAGRAASTSSAASPSSSSSAVSTPQLGFDSVQQQQQQQIGYRQALQQQLHRKPEGNETFLAYQAGAFQGVIGGGNFASSPGSVQMSQQSKKFFDLAQQHGSSQDGQNRNQAVEQQVMNPVHQAYLQFAIQQQKSAFAMQSQQAAKMGMFGPATSKDHDMRMARMQEFMSIQAVNQAQASSSKISSENSRGEKPVEQSQQQASELRNEQKPSIHPPVFGQQMPSNVVRQMQAPQPHQSIQNMANNQLAMAAQLQAMQAWAHERNIDLSLPANANLMAQLIPLMQSRMAAQQKANESSAGPQASPVPASMSKHQVASPPVASESSPHANSSSDASGQSGPPKVRQSVPSAPFGPSSNVGLVNSTNNLAGQQLAFQSRENQGPPRTGAVLGNGMPPMHPPQSSASISQGADQTLPAKNALNSPENLQMQHLKQLSRSPLQSAGSSDDGGSNNQFPSQGGPGVQMAQPHVGFTKQQLHVLKAQILAFRRLKKGEGTLPQELLRAIAPPPLELQLQQQLLPAGGANQDRSGGKIADDQVRHLESIENSQEKPSVNGQNIAKEEAFAGDEKATISASHMQATTALIKEPATSVGAGKEEQQTATISVKSDQEVERSLQKTPVRSDVTADRGKAVAPQFPVSDSMQAKKPAQASTPPQTKDAGSARKYHGPLFDFPFFTRKHDSIGSSGMINTNNNLTLAYDVKDLLFEEGMEVLNKKRSENLKKINGLLAVNLERKRIRPDLVLRLQIEEKKLRLLDLQARIRDEVDQQQQEIMAMPDRPYRKFVRLCERQRMEQARQVQASQKAMRDKQLKSIFQWRKKLLEAHWGIRDARTARNRGVAKYHERMLREFSKRKDDDRNKRMEALKNNDVERYREMLLEQQTSIAGDAAERYAVLSSFLTQTEEYLHKLGGKITAAKNQQEVEEAASAAAAAARLQGLSEEEVRVAAACAGEEVMIRNRFMEMNAPRDSSSVSKYYHLAHAVNERVLRQPSMLRAGTLRDYQLVGLQWMLSLYNNKLNGILADEMGLGKTVQVMALIAYLMEFKGNYGPHLIIVPNAVLVNWKSELHNWLPSVSCIFYVGGKDQRSKLFSQEVAAMKFNVLVTTYEFIMYDRSKLSKVDWKYIIIDEAQRMKDRESVLARDLDRYRCQRRLLLTGTPLQNDLKELWSLLNLLLPEVFDNRKAFHDWFSKPFQKEGPSHDAEDDWLETEKKVIIIHRLHQILEPFMLRRRVEDVEGSLPPKVSIVLRCRMSAIQSAIYDWIKSTGTLRVDPEDEKLRVQKNPIYQPKVYKTLNNRCMELRKACNHPLLNYPYFNDFSKDFLIRSCGKLWILDRILIKLQRTGHRVLLFSTMTKLLDILEEYLQWRRLVYRRIDGTTSLEDRESAIVDFNSTGSYCFIFLLSIRAAGRGLNLQSADTVIIYDPDPNPKNEEQAVARAHRIGQTREVKVIYMEAVVDKISSHQKEDELRSGGALDLEDDFAGKDRYMGSIESLIRNNIQQYKIDMADEVINAGRFDQRTTHEERRMTLETLLHDEERYQETVHDVPSLQEVNRMIARSEDEVELFDQMDEELDWTEEMTSYGQVPNWLRASTRDVNAAIANLSKKPSKNILFTSGMGMGTNEMETERKRGRPKGKKSPNYKEVDDDNGEYSEASSDERNGYSAREEEGEIREFEDDESSGAVGVGAPPVNKDQSDDDGPACDNSYEYPRASESARNNRMVEEAGSSGSSSDNRRMTRMVSPVSSQKFGSLSALDARPGSVSKRLPDELEEGEIAVSGDSHMDHQQPGSWIHDRDEGEDEQVLQPKITRKRSIRVRPRHTLERPEEKSGIEPQRGDSCLMPFQVDHKYQAQLRTDAEMKTFREPDASRHDQSDSSKSRRNLPSRRIGNTSKLHASPKSSRLNIQSAPAEDAEISRENRDGKATNTSGNSLLGSKMSDVIQRRCKNVISKFQRRIDKEGQQIVPLLTDLWKKIENSSYTSGVGNNLLDLRKIELRVDKLEYNGVMELVFDVQFMLKGAMQFYGFSHEVRSEARKVHDLFFDILKIAFPDTDFREARNALSFSSPSSAPSPATRQVAIGQSKRRRSINEVEPDNNTTHKPIQRGSIPANEDTMVKVHLSKETRHGSGSGSSREQHQQDDSPLHPGELVICKKKRKDRDKSVVKSRAGSSGPVSPPSMGRNIMSPVPKELRMGQQNSHQQGWANQPQASNNGSGSGGGSVGWANPVKRLRTDAGKRRPSHL from the exons ATGCAATCTACTGGGGGTGGTGGTGGTGGGCCCAGCCGAATGGGCCCGGCTGGGCGGGCGGCATCCACGTCATCAGCAGCATCgccatcttcttcttcctctgcaGTATCGACGCCACAGTTAGGGTTCGACTCAgtacagcagcagcagcaacagcAAATAGGATATAGACAG GCATTGCAACAACAATTACATAGAAAACCTGAAGGCAATGAAACCTTTCTAGCTTATCAAGCGGGAGCATTTCAAGGAGTTATAGGAGGAGGCAATTTTGCTTCATCTCCAGGTTCAGTGCAAATGTCTCAACAGTCCAAAAAATTCTTTGATTTGGCTCAGCAGCATGGTTCCTCCCAGGATGGCCAGAATAGGAATCAAGCTGTTGAGCAGCAAGTTATGAATCCAGTTCATCAGGCATATCTTCAGTTTGCTATCCAGCAACAAAAGTCAGCTTTTGCTATGCAGTCACAGCAAGCAGCTAAGATGGGAATGTTTGGCCCCGCAACTAGCAAGGATCATGATATGCGAATGGCAAGAATGCAAGAATTCATGTCCATTCAGGCAGTTAACCAAGCTCAGGCATCGTCATCCAAAATCTCATCCGAGAATTCTCGTGGTGAAAAGCCAGTGGAGCAATCACAACAGCAAGCTTCTGAATTGAGGAATGAGCAAAAGCCTTCAATCCATCCCCCTGTCTTTGGACAACAAATGCCTTCTAATGTTGTGAGACAGATGCAGGCACCACAGCCTCATCAAAGCATCCAAAATATGGCAAACAACCAGCTTGCAATGGCTGCGCAGTTGCAAGCAATGCAAGCATGGGCACATGAGCGCAACATTGATCTGTCATTACCTGCAAATGCCAACCTGATGGCGCAACTCATTCCACTCATGCAATCAAGGATGGCTGCACAGCAAAAGGCTAATGAAAGCAGTGCAGGTCCACAGGCATCACCTGTTCCTGCATCAATGTCCAAGCATCAGGTTGCTTCTCCACCTGTTGCAAGTGAGAGTTCTCCACATGCTAATTCCTCTAGTGATGCATCTGGGCAGTCTGGCCCTCCTAAAGTGAGGCAGAGTGTTCCATCTGCTCCTTTTGGCCCCAGTTCCAATGTGGGGTTGGTCAACAGCACCAACAACCTTGCAGGGCAACAGCTTGCCTTTCAGAGCAGAGAGAACCAAGGGCCTCCCAGAACCGGGGCTGTGCTTGGCAATGGAATGCCTCCCATGCATCCACCTCAGTCATCTGCAAGCATCAGTCAAGGTGCAGATCAGACTTTGCCTGCAAAAAATGCATTAAATAGCCCCGAAAACTTACAAATGCAGCATCTGAAGCAATTGAGTCGATCTCCTCTACAATCTGCTGGCTCTTCTGATGATGGAGGATCAAACAACCAGTTCCCATCACAGGGTGGGCCTGGTGTCCAGATGGCACAACCACATGTTGGGTTCACTAAACAGCAATTACATGTTCTTAAAGCACAAATACTAGCATTTAGGCGACTGAAG AAAGGAGAAGGTACACTTCCTCAAGAGCTTCTTCGAGCTATTGCTCCACCACCTCTTGAGTTGCAGTTGCAGCAGCAGTTACTTCCTGCGGGAGGAGCTAATCAGGATAGATCTGGTGGAAAAATAGCTGACGACCAAGTAAGGCATTTGGAATCCATTGAGAACTCTCAGGAAAAACCATCTGTTAATGGACAGAATATTGCAAAAGAGGAAGCTTTTGCAGGAGATGAAAAAGCGACAATCTCAGCAAGTCATATGCAAGCTACAACAGCTCTGATAAAGGAACCTGCAACGTCAGTGGGTGCTGGAAAAGAAGAGCAGCAAACTGCTACAATTTCTGTTAAGTCAGATCAGGAGGTGGAACGAAGTCTGCAAAAAACTCCTGTTAGAAGTGATGTTACTGCAGATAGGGGAAAAGCTGTTGCACCACAGTTCCCTGTGTCTGATTCAATGCAAGCAAAGAAACCTGCACAAGCAAGCACTCCACCCCAGACTAAAGATGCTGGCTCTGCCAGAAAGTACCATGGACCACTATTTGATTTTCCATTTTTTACTAGGAAGCATGATTCAATTGGGTCGTCAGGGATGATTAACACTAATAATAATCTAACATTGGCATATGATGTGAAAGATCTTCTTTTCGAGGAAGGCATGGAAGTGCTTAACAAGAAGAGGTCAGAAAATCTGAAGAAAATCAATGGTTTACTGGCAGTAAATTTAGAGAGGAAAAGGATAAGACCGGATCTTGTGTTACGGTtacaaattgaagaaaaaaagcTTAGGCTTCTAGATTTACAAGCACGCATAAGAGATGAAGTCGATCAACAGCAGCAGGAGATAATGGCAATGCCTGACAGGCCATATCGGAAGTTTGTTAGGTTATGTGAGCGTCAACGGATGGAGCAAGCTAGACAAGTGCAAGCTTCTCAAAAAGCCATGAGAGATAAGCAGTTGAAATCCATCTTTCAGTGGCGTAAGAAACTTCTTGAGGCTCACTGGGGCATCCGTGATGCACGAACTGCCCGCAATAGAGGAGTTGCCAAATACCATGAAAGAATGTTGAGAGAATTTTCTAAGAGGAAGGATGATGACCGCAATAAAAGGATGGAGGCGTTAAAGAACAATGATGTTGAAAGGTATCGGGAAATGTTGCTGGAGCAGCAGACTAGCATCGCAGGTGATGCTGCTGAGAGATATGCAGTTCTCTCGTCATTCTTGACTCAGACTGAAGAATATCTTCATAAATTGGGAGgtaaaataactgctgccaagAATCAGCAGGAAGTGGAGGAGGCTGCAAGTGCTGCAGCTGCAGCTGCAAGACTGCAG GGTCTATCAGAAGAAGAAGTAAGGGTAGCAGCAGCATGTGCTGGAGAGGAAGTAATGATAAGAAACCGATTTATGGAAATGAATGCACCCAGGGATAGTTCATCCGTTAGCAA ATATTACCATCTTGCTCATGCTGTTAATGAGAGGGTCTTAAGGCAGCCCTCCATGCTGCGAGCTGGAACCTTACGAGATTATCAGCTT GTAGGGTTGCAGTGGATGCTCTCTTTGTATAACAACAAGTTAAATGGAATCCTGGCAGATGAGATGGGTCTTGGAAAGACTGTACAG GTGATGGCATTGATTGCTTATCTGATGGAATTTAAAGGAAACTATGGCCCACATCTTATAATTGTACCTAATGCTGTTTTGGTTAATTGGAAG AGTGAGTTACATAACTGGTTGCCATCTGTATCATGCATTTTTTATGTCGGTGGAAAAGATCAGCGGTCGAAATTATTCTCTCAA GAGGTTGCTGCCATGAAATTTAATGTTCTTGTGACAACTTATGAATTTATCATGTATGATCGATCAAAACTTTCTAAAGTGGATTGGAAGTATATCATAATTGATGAAGCACAGAGAATGAAGGACAGGGAATCAGTTTTAGCCCGTGATCTTGACAGATATCGCTGCCAGAGGCGCTTACTTCTAACAGGAACTCCATTACAG AATGATTTGAAGGAGCTCTGGTCACTTTTAAATCTACTTTTACCAGAAGTTTTTGATAACCGGAAAGCATTTCATGATTGGTTCTCAAAGCCCTTTCAAAAGGAAGGTCCTTCTCATGACGCAGAGGATGACTGGCTTGAAACTGAAAAGAAGGTCATCATCATTCATCGCCTCCATCAAATTTTGGAGCCTTTTATGCTGAGGCGTCGTGTTGAAGATGTGGAAGGTTCGCTTCCACCCAAG GTTTCCATTGTTTTGAGATGTAGAATGTCTGCTATTCAGAGTGCCATTTATGATTGGATCAAATCTACTGGTACTCTTCGAGTTGATCCTGAAGATGAGAAGCTCAGGGTTCAAAAAAATCCAATATACCAGCCTAAGGTGTACAAAACTTTAAATAACAGGTGTATGGAACTTCGGAAGGCTTGCAATCATCCTTTACTAAATTACCCATATTTTAATGACTTTTCCAAGGATTTCCTGATCAGATCTTGTGGGAAACTCTGGATTCTGGATAGGATCCTTATAAAACTTCAAAGAACAGGGCATCGGGTGCTACTTTTTAGCACGATGACAAAACTCCTTGATATTTTGGAGGAATACTTGCAATGGCGACGTCTGGTATACAGGAGGATTGATGGAACAACTAGCCTCGAAGACCGAGAGTCAGCTATTGTGGACTTTAATAGCACTGGTTCTTACTGCTTTATCTTCTTGCTTAGCATTCGTGCAGCTGGAAGGGGCCTCAATCTTCAATCTGCTGACACAGTTATCATATATGATCCTGATCCGAACCCTAAAAATGAGGAACAGGCAGTTGCCAGAGCCCACCGAATTGGACAGACAAGAGAGGTCAAAGTCATTTATATGGAAGCCGTTGTTGACAAAATTTCTAGCCATCAGAAAGAGGATGAATTAAGAAGTGGAGGTGCTCTTGATCTAGAAGATGACTTTGCAGGTAAAGATCGGTACATGGGATCTATTGAGAGCCTCATAAGGAATAACATTCAGCAATATAAGATTGACATGGCTGATGAGGTCATCAATGCTGGACGCTTTGACCAAAGAACAACACATGAAGAGAGACGGATGACTTTAGAGACATTACTACATGATGAAGAGCGGTATCAAGAAACAGTCCATGATGTTCCATCACTGCAAGAGGTAAATCGCATGATAGCAAGGAGTGAAGATGAAGTTGAATTATTTGATCAAATGGATGAGGAGTTGGATTGGACTGAAGAGATGACAAGCTATGGCCAAGTCCCTAATTGGCTTCGAGCCAGTACAAGAGATGTGAATGCTGCAATTGCTAATTTATCAAAGAAACCGTCAAAAAATATCTTATTTACCAGTGGTATGGGTATGGGAACCAATGAAAtggaaactgaaagaaaaagaggGCGACCCAAGGGGAAAAAGTCTCCGAACTACAAAGAAGTTGATGATGACAATGGGGAATACTCTGAAGCTAGTTCTGATGAGAGAAATGGATATTCTGCACGTGAAGAAGAGGGAGAAATCAGAGAATTTGAAGATGATGAATCTAGTGGTGCAGTTGGGGTTGGGGCACCTCCCGTTAACAAGGACCAATCAGATGATGACGGTCCAGCATGTGATAATAGCTATGAGTATCCCCGGGCTTCAGAAAGCGCCAGAAATAACCGGATGGTAGAAGAAGCTGGTTCCTCTGGATCTTCCTCTGATAATCGAAGAATGACAAGAATGGTCTCTCCTGTTTCTTCACAGAAGTTTGGATCCCTCTCTGCATTAGATGCTAGACCAGGTTCTGTTAGTAAAAGGCTG CCAGATGAATTGGAGGAAGGGGAAATTGCAGTGTCAGGAGATTCTCACATGGATCACCAGCAACCTGGGAGTTGGATACATGATCGTGATGAAGGTGAAGATGAACAGGTTCTGCAGCCTAAGATAACCCGAAAACGTAGTATTCGGGTTCGGCCACGCCATACCTTGGAAAGACCAGAGGAGAAGTCTGGCATTGAGCCACAACGTGGAGATTCATGTTTGATGCCATTCCAAGTGGACCATAAATATCAAGCTCAGTTGAGGACTGATGCTGAAATGAAAACATTTAGAGAGCCTGATGCTTCCAGGCATGATCAGAGTGATTCCTCTAAAAGCAGGAGGAACTTACCTTCAAGGAGAATAGGTAATACATCAAAGTTGCATGCTTCACCAAAGTCCAGCAGATTGAATATACAGTCTGCTCCTGCTGAAGATGCTGAAATCTCTAGAGAGAATCGGGATGGCAAAGCTACAAATACAAGTGGGAACTCATTGCTGGGCTCTAAGATGTCTGACGTCATACAGAGAAGG TGTAAGAATGTAATTAGCAAGTTCCAGAGGAGAATAGATAAGGAAGGGCAACAAATTGTGCCTCTCCTAACGGATTTGTGGAAGAAGATTGAGAATTCTAGTTACACGAGTGGTGTTGGAAATAACCTTTTGGATTTGCGGAAGATTGAATTACGTGTTGACAAATTAGAGTACAATGGAGTCATGGAACTTGTATTTGATGTGCAATTTATGTTGAAGGGTGCTATGCAATTCTATGGGTTCTCGCATGAG GTGAGATCTGAAGCAAGGAAAGTACATGATCTCTTTTTTGACATCTTGAAGATTGCATTTCCAGACACTGATTTCCGAGAAGCCAGAAATGCTCTCTCTTTCTCCAGCCCTAGTTCTGCACCATCCCCAGCCACAAGACAGGTGGCTATAGGTCAAAGCAAGAGACGTAGGTCAATAAATGAGGTAGAACCAGACAATAATACTACCCACAAGCCAATTCAACGAGGGTCAATTCCTGCTAATGAGGACACAATGGTCAAAGTCCACTTGTCGAAGGAAACAAGGCATGGGAGTGGAAGTGGTAGTAGCCGGGAACAGCATCAGCAGGATGATTCTCCATTGCATCCAGGCGAGTTGGTTATCtgcaagaagaagagaaaagacaGGGACAAGTCAGTGGTGAAGTCAAGGGCTGGATCAAGTGGTCCAGTTTCTCCCCCCAGCATGGGTCGTAATATCATGAGTCCAGTTCCAAAGGAATTGAGAATGGGTCAGCAGAACTCCCACCAGCAAGGCTGGGCCAACCAGCCTCAAGCATCAAATAATGGTAGTGGTAGTGGAGGCGGCAGTGTTGGTTGGGCAAATCCGGTAAAAAGATTGAGAACAGATGCCGGTAAAAGAAGGCCAAGCCATTTATGA